A stretch of Thermodesulfobacteriota bacterium DNA encodes these proteins:
- a CDS encoding AzlC family ABC transporter permease, giving the protein MKDRTRRTEFWSGARDSLPLIIGAIPFGIIFGTLSGGAGLSAAGAMGMSVFVFAGSAQFIAMGLVGAGTIWPIIVLTTFVVNFRHLLYTATLLPYLRHLPSRWQVPLAFGLTDETFAVAVRRWQQEDTSPHKHWYQFGSMFFMYANWNVCTLLGLEAGRMLQGIGGWGLDFAMVAAFVGMVIPYLKDKPSYCVVLVSGLSALAFNGLPHKLGLIIASVLGMAAGVLAELFIARRLQCTAMADGEE; this is encoded by the coding sequence ATGAAAGACAGAACCAGACGTACAGAATTTTGGTCCGGGGCACGCGATAGCTTACCCCTTATAATCGGGGCCATACCATTTGGTATTATTTTTGGTACCCTGTCCGGCGGTGCAGGGCTGTCCGCGGCTGGGGCCATGGGGATGTCGGTGTTTGTTTTTGCCGGCTCGGCACAATTTATCGCTATGGGGTTGGTGGGTGCCGGAACGATTTGGCCCATAATCGTGCTGACGACATTTGTGGTTAATTTCAGGCATCTGCTTTATACGGCGACCCTTTTACCCTACCTTCGGCACCTGCCGTCACGTTGGCAAGTGCCTCTGGCTTTTGGCTTAACGGACGAGACTTTCGCTGTGGCCGTGCGGCGCTGGCAGCAGGAAGATACGAGCCCCCATAAGCATTGGTATCAGTTCGGGTCCATGTTTTTCATGTATGCCAACTGGAATGTATGCACCTTGCTTGGTCTGGAGGCAGGGCGCATGTTGCAGGGAATCGGGGGGTGGGGGCTGGATTTTGCCATGGTGGCCGCCTTTGTCGGCATGGTTATTCCCTATCTAAAGGATAAACCCAGCTACTGCGTGGTATTGGTGTCCGGCTTGAGCGCCCTTGCTTTTAACGGACTGCCACATAAACTGGGCTTGATAATTGCATCGGTTCTGGGTATGGCTGCCGGTGTGCTTGCGGAATTGTTCATCGCTAGACGGTTGCAGTGCACCGCCATGGCCGACGGGGAGGAGTAA
- a CDS encoding AzlD domain-containing protein — protein METVYLIAGMFFVTFSTRYGLLPLSGYIRFSPGMQRALSYVPPAVLTAIIVPMALIPDGQTLQVSIANPYLVGTVFTGLIGWFSKNLMITIVGGMAVFGMCQWLLTLF, from the coding sequence ATGGAAACCGTTTATTTAATTGCCGGCATGTTTTTTGTCACTTTTTCCACTCGCTATGGGCTCCTTCCGCTGTCTGGCTATATCCGGTTTTCTCCCGGCATGCAGCGTGCCCTGAGCTATGTACCGCCGGCGGTGCTGACCGCCATTATTGTGCCGATGGCACTCATCCCCGACGGGCAAACGCTGCAGGTATCAATTGCCAACCCTTACCTTGTTGGCACAGTTTTTACAGGGCTCATCGGCTGGTTCAGCAAAAATTTGATGATAACCATTGTCGGCGGGATGGCTGTTTTTGGGATGTGCCAGTGGTTATTGACTCTTTTTTAA
- a CDS encoding MaoC family dehydratase: MSKNQFNTTPEQRYLEDYVEGAVHEFGPIEISEDEIVQFGKKFDPQLFHTDPTAAKETVYGGLIASGWHTCSLFMRLFVEHYLPGPASMGSPGVDELRWLKPVRPGDKLTLRITVHKVKPSLSKPDRGVLFSFCEMLNQELWRQ; the protein is encoded by the coding sequence TTGAGTAAAAATCAATTCAACACCACACCGGAACAGAGGTATTTGGAAGACTACGTGGAAGGGGCCGTACATGAGTTCGGTCCTATTGAAATTTCCGAAGATGAGATCGTCCAGTTCGGTAAAAAATTTGATCCGCAACTTTTTCACACAGATCCAACTGCGGCTAAGGAAACCGTTTACGGCGGTCTCATCGCCAGTGGTTGGCACACGTGCAGCCTGTTCATGCGATTATTTGTGGAACACTACTTGCCAGGACCTGCCAGCATGGGGAGCCCCGGGGTAGATGAACTGCGCTGGCTTAAACCGGTACGCCCCGGTGATAAGCTTACCTTGCGCATAACTGTGCACAAAGTAAAACCTTCCCTCAGTAAACCTGATCGCGGTGTGTTGTTCTCCTTTTGCGAGATGCTTAATCAAGAGTTGTGGCGACAATGA
- a CDS encoding adenylate/guanylate cyclase domain-containing protein — protein sequence MKCPKCQTDNKEAAIFCRKCGEKFSLNCTKCGAENLPGDNFCDQCGYNLTVPSESIPKDLSFDEKIDKIQRYLPKGLTEKILSQRNKIEGERKQVTVMFCDMEGFTGLVEKLGSEDAYGIMDRIYEILIHKVHTYEGTVNEMTGDGIMALFGAPIALEESPQRAIRSAIAIHREMSKFSDKLKQEKPGITQLKMRIGIHTGPVVVGTLGNDLRVEFKAVGDTVNLASRMEGLQSRGPAT from the coding sequence ATGAAGTGCCCAAAATGCCAGACAGATAATAAAGAAGCGGCCATATTTTGTCGCAAATGCGGGGAAAAATTTTCGCTCAACTGTACAAAATGTGGTGCTGAAAATCTTCCTGGCGATAACTTCTGTGATCAGTGCGGCTATAACCTAACTGTTCCTTCTGAATCGATCCCCAAAGATCTTTCCTTTGACGAAAAGATAGACAAAATTCAGCGCTACCTCCCCAAAGGCCTTACAGAGAAAATCCTCTCCCAGAGGAATAAAATCGAAGGCGAACGCAAGCAGGTCACGGTGATGTTCTGCGATATGGAGGGGTTCACCGGCCTGGTTGAGAAACTAGGCTCTGAAGACGCTTATGGCATCATGGACCGGATCTATGAGATCCTCATCCATAAGGTCCACACTTACGAGGGCACGGTCAATGAGATGACCGGCGACGGGATTATGGCCCTGTTTGGAGCCCCCATCGCTTTGGAGGAGTCACCTCAGCGGGCCATCCGGTCCGCCATAGCCATCCACCGGGAGATGTCCAAATTCAGCGACAAACTAAAGCAGGAGAAACCAGGCATCACACAACTCAAAATGCGGATCGGTATTCACACCGGTCCGGTGGTGGTAGGCACCCTGGGCAATGACCTCCGCGTGGAGTTCAAGGCCGTGGGAGATACGGTAAATCTGGCTTCCAGGATGGAAGGGCTGCAGAGCCGGGGACCAGCTACGTGA
- a CDS encoding AAA family ATPase: protein MTGETFKLAEGFFRFEALGKRDVKGKKESINVYRAIAPSTRRTRFDVSTERGLTPFVGRKRELELLLDSFERAKTGRGQAFSIVSEAGMGKSRLLYEFRKSVANEDVTFLEGKCLSYSRGVGYHLVIDLLKANFDILKGDGDAEIRAKVKRGLKTLGLDESLTLPYFLELLSVKNSGIDKVPMSSEAKKNRIMEAVKQIVLKGSEIRLLILAFEDLHWADKTSEDILKYILESIPGVRVLMLFTYRPEFVHTWGGRSYHNQITLNRLSNRESLVMVAHILGTEEIDSDLEDLILDKTEGVPFFIEEFVESLKALRVIERKDSKYHLAKDIQNVAIPSTIQDVIMARVDSLPEGTKELLQTGSVIEREFSYELIKQVTGIPEQELLSQLSLLKDLELLYERGIYPQSTYIFKHALTQEVVYDSILTKRKKVYHKKIARAIEELYKDTIKHYYVMLAEHFTDGENYEKGATYSKLTSKRAERTGSLNEAINYALKRVSCLEKLPRTDSLINEIIHLRTILGLFMIDMLHFKKAQEIIAPIVELTLKGSNNKRIAQILTIIGTREFVVEENFPKAFGHLEEALRISKKTEGIGTLAVASYWLGCAQAYNCDFEEAGVNIGRSEKIQRETKIPWREAALKNLLSFLVYYNQGRIDLAHETNRQALRIADESGDIYSKTFAYCCQGVSCFDRGSFQQALEFLSLGREFSKKLGQYWWEPGSNHFLGEVYFETGQYQKAKDHYHKAVTLFDQYGNWPSANILSKIGLVRAQILNSEKDFKIETLYRYISAAKTKVYKGEIRRYMGEILLNIDDHHISEAEDWIKKAIEANSRNGMRWHLAKSRVLYAEFFKRKGDTSKAGKQLSAAIKIFKECGADGWVEKYEKELASLP, encoded by the coding sequence GTGACTGGAGAGACATTCAAGCTTGCGGAGGGATTTTTCCGGTTTGAAGCTTTGGGGAAACGGGATGTCAAGGGCAAGAAAGAGTCTATCAATGTGTATAGAGCGATCGCTCCAAGCACAAGAAGGACACGATTTGATGTCAGTACAGAGAGAGGCCTTACGCCTTTTGTTGGAAGGAAGCGCGAGCTTGAACTTCTATTAGATAGTTTTGAACGTGCAAAGACCGGTCGAGGCCAAGCCTTTTCTATAGTGTCAGAGGCTGGAATGGGGAAATCCAGGCTCCTCTATGAGTTCAGAAAGTCTGTAGCCAATGAAGACGTAACCTTTTTAGAAGGCAAATGTCTTTCTTATAGCAGGGGGGTTGGTTATCATCTTGTGATAGACCTTTTGAAAGCAAACTTTGATATTCTGAAAGGCGATGGGGATGCGGAGATTAGGGCAAAAGTTAAAAGAGGCCTAAAAACATTGGGATTAGATGAATCCTTGACTCTGCCGTATTTCTTGGAACTCTTGTCTGTCAAAAACAGCGGTATCGATAAGGTACCTATGAGCTCTGAGGCGAAAAAAAATCGAATTATGGAGGCAGTAAAGCAAATTGTTCTTAAAGGCTCTGAAATCAGACTTCTGATTCTAGCCTTTGAAGATTTGCATTGGGCTGACAAGACTTCAGAGGATATATTAAAATATATTTTGGAGAGCATACCGGGGGTAAGAGTACTAATGCTATTCACCTACCGACCCGAATTTGTGCACACCTGGGGAGGCAGGTCCTATCATAATCAAATCACTTTGAATCGGCTCTCCAACCGTGAAAGCCTTGTGATGGTGGCCCATATTTTGGGCACAGAGGAGATCGACAGTGACCTTGAGGATCTGATTTTAGATAAGACGGAAGGTGTCCCTTTCTTCATTGAGGAATTTGTGGAGTCCCTCAAGGCGCTAAGGGTAATTGAAAGAAAGGACAGTAAATATCATCTGGCAAAAGACATACAAAATGTGGCCATTCCTTCAACTATACAAGATGTCATCATGGCAAGAGTTGACTCACTGCCAGAGGGTACGAAAGAACTACTTCAGACGGGGTCCGTCATCGAAAGGGAGTTCAGTTACGAATTAATAAAACAGGTTACGGGTATACCCGAACAAGAATTACTCTCTCAGCTTTCACTCTTAAAAGACTTAGAACTTCTTTACGAGAGAGGCATATATCCGCAATCGACCTACATCTTCAAACATGCTCTCACCCAGGAGGTGGTCTATGATTCCATATTGACCAAGCGGAAGAAAGTCTATCATAAAAAAATCGCCAGGGCCATTGAAGAGTTGTATAAAGACACTATCAAGCATTATTATGTGATGCTAGCCGAGCACTTCACTGATGGTGAAAACTATGAGAAAGGAGCAACGTATTCAAAATTAACAAGCAAGAGGGCAGAAAGGACAGGATCATTGAATGAAGCGATTAACTATGCACTCAAGCGGGTTTCGTGTCTTGAGAAGCTGCCCAGAACTGATAGTCTCATAAATGAAATCATTCATCTCAGAACAATCCTCGGACTTTTCATGATCGATATGCTTCACTTCAAGAAGGCACAAGAAATTATCGCGCCAATCGTTGAACTTACTCTAAAAGGTAGTAATAATAAAAGGATAGCTCAAATACTCACCATAATTGGCACACGCGAGTTTGTTGTAGAGGAAAATTTCCCAAAGGCATTTGGGCACTTAGAGGAAGCCTTAAGAATTTCAAAAAAAACAGAAGGCATAGGTACTCTGGCTGTAGCCAGTTATTGGCTCGGGTGCGCTCAAGCTTACAATTGCGACTTTGAGGAGGCAGGTGTCAATATCGGTAGATCGGAGAAAATCCAAAGGGAGACGAAAATTCCCTGGCGAGAAGCAGCTCTTAAAAACCTTTTAAGTTTTCTCGTCTATTATAATCAGGGAAGAATTGACCTTGCTCATGAAACAAACCGCCAAGCTCTTAGGATAGCTGATGAAAGCGGCGATATTTATTCAAAGACGTTCGCCTATTGTTGCCAAGGAGTTTCATGCTTTGATAGAGGCTCTTTTCAACAGGCGTTGGAATTTCTTTCTTTAGGTAGAGAGTTCAGTAAAAAACTTGGTCAGTACTGGTGGGAACCAGGGTCCAACCATTTCTTAGGCGAAGTCTACTTCGAAACCGGACAATACCAAAAGGCGAAAGATCATTATCATAAGGCAGTTACCCTTTTTGACCAGTATGGTAATTGGCCGTCCGCTAATATATTGAGTAAAATAGGTTTGGTGAGAGCTCAAATATTGAACAGCGAAAAGGACTTCAAAATAGAAACTCTTTACCGCTATATTTCTGCTGCTAAGACAAAAGTGTATAAAGGAGAGATTAGGCGATATATGGGTGAGATCTTGTTGAATATAGACGATCATCACATATCTGAAGCGGAGGACTGGATTAAAAAGGCCATAGAAGCGAACAGCAGGAATGGTATGAGGTGGCATTTAGCAAAGAGCCGGGTGCTGTATGCCGAATTTTTTAAACGAAAAGGCGACACTTCGAAAGCCGGGAAACAACTCTCTGCAGCAATTAAAATCTTCAAAGAATGTGGTGCTGATGGGTGGGTGGAAAAGTATGAAAAGGAACTGGCTTCATTACCATAA
- a CDS encoding LUD domain-containing protein: MKTAQDTKSYKQQLKEALGDQFLRTALDTFNTVYRKNRPTVYQGIDFEGIKKEIAAGKDAVLPRLMDLFEEFKVNAEAAGAKVHVAQDAREANEIIADIGKENNVRKIIKAKSMTAEETFLNDYLEKEGFTVTETDLGERIIQLRHEGPSHMVMPAIHLSRYQVGDLFEEVTQKKQDSKNIDKLVKVARQELRLAFLEADMGISGANFAIAESGTLGLVTNEGNMRLVTTLPKVHVALVGYDKLIPDLKSMLRILKVLPRNATGQAITSYVTWIKGATECSSAPSNRKKMHIVFLDNGRLALAKDTVFVEALRCIRCGACANVCPVYSKVGGHKYGHVYIGAIGLILTLFYHGKENDRAIVRNCINCQACKEVCPVDIDLPHLIKKTYRAVLDQEGKTPVKNLLLAKVMKNRKLFHFILRHAYLAQKPLAKNKPMIRHLPHFFEKEHGFRSLPVIAKTSFRDQWKQLRPQVVQPKYTIGFFAGCAIDFIYPEQAKALFKLLKGHDVQVEFPMEQTCCGLPALMMAEEETAKEVALQNIKAMQPRDYDYILTLCASCASHLKHNYPKIFKEDPDTLASLKLFADKIIDFSSFMVNVLNVSAEEFEGIHKKVAYHSPCHLCRGLHVVEEPRKLIELAGYEYVRSKDEDVCCGFGGSYSVDFPEISSAILKKKLDTIEDTDAQLLVTDCPGCVIQLRGGMDKRRSKIQVKHIAEVLAEGKK; the protein is encoded by the coding sequence ATCAAAACAGCCCAGGATACGAAATCGTACAAACAGCAACTCAAGGAAGCTTTGGGAGATCAGTTCCTGCGAACCGCATTAGACACTTTCAATACAGTATACCGGAAAAACCGCCCCACCGTCTATCAAGGTATCGATTTTGAAGGGATCAAAAAGGAAATTGCTGCGGGAAAAGATGCGGTCCTGCCTCGTCTTATGGACCTTTTTGAAGAATTCAAAGTAAATGCAGAAGCGGCCGGAGCCAAGGTTCATGTTGCCCAAGATGCCCGTGAAGCCAATGAGATTATTGCTGATATTGGCAAAGAAAATAACGTAAGAAAGATCATTAAGGCCAAATCGATGACCGCCGAAGAAACCTTTCTTAACGACTATTTGGAAAAAGAAGGCTTTACTGTGACGGAAACCGACCTGGGAGAAAGAATTATCCAATTGCGACACGAGGGACCGTCCCATATGGTTATGCCAGCCATCCACCTTTCCCGATATCAGGTGGGCGACCTGTTCGAAGAGGTGACCCAAAAAAAACAAGACTCAAAAAATATCGATAAGCTGGTGAAAGTTGCCCGGCAAGAGCTTAGACTGGCCTTTTTAGAGGCGGATATGGGGATCAGCGGAGCCAATTTTGCCATTGCTGAATCAGGAACGCTCGGGCTGGTGACCAATGAAGGGAATATGCGCCTGGTAACCACATTACCAAAGGTTCATGTCGCGCTGGTAGGCTATGACAAGTTGATTCCTGACTTGAAATCGATGTTACGAATCCTCAAGGTTCTTCCTAGGAATGCAACCGGCCAGGCGATTACCTCTTATGTTACCTGGATCAAGGGTGCCACCGAATGCAGTTCTGCGCCGTCGAACCGTAAGAAAATGCATATTGTTTTTCTGGACAATGGGCGACTGGCTCTGGCCAAGGACACTGTTTTTGTGGAAGCCCTCAGGTGTATCCGCTGCGGGGCTTGCGCCAACGTCTGCCCTGTCTACAGCAAGGTGGGGGGACATAAATATGGTCATGTTTACATCGGGGCTATCGGTCTAATTCTAACCCTTTTTTACCACGGCAAGGAAAACGACCGGGCGATTGTACGAAACTGCATTAACTGCCAGGCCTGTAAAGAAGTATGCCCGGTGGATATTGATCTTCCTCATCTTATTAAAAAGACCTATCGAGCGGTATTGGATCAGGAAGGAAAAACACCGGTTAAAAATTTACTGCTGGCCAAGGTCATGAAAAACCGAAAACTTTTTCATTTTATACTGCGCCATGCCTATCTTGCACAAAAGCCGCTTGCCAAAAATAAGCCGATGATCCGGCACCTTCCGCATTTTTTTGAAAAGGAACACGGATTTCGCAGCCTGCCGGTGATTGCCAAAACTTCGTTCAGAGATCAATGGAAACAGTTGCGTCCTCAAGTGGTCCAGCCTAAATATACCATCGGTTTTTTCGCCGGGTGCGCCATCGATTTCATTTATCCTGAACAGGCCAAAGCGCTGTTTAAATTACTTAAAGGCCATGATGTCCAGGTGGAATTTCCTATGGAACAAACCTGCTGTGGATTACCTGCCTTAATGATGGCGGAAGAAGAAACAGCCAAAGAAGTGGCTCTTCAGAATATAAAGGCCATGCAGCCTCGAGATTACGATTACATTCTTACCCTGTGTGCTTCCTGTGCCTCTCACCTCAAGCACAATTATCCCAAGATATTTAAGGAGGATCCTGATACACTGGCCAGCTTAAAGTTATTCGCAGATAAAATTATTGATTTCAGTTCCTTTATGGTAAACGTATTAAACGTTTCTGCTGAAGAATTTGAGGGAATCCACAAAAAAGTCGCCTATCATTCCCCCTGCCATCTTTGCAGGGGTTTGCATGTTGTCGAGGAGCCCCGCAAACTTATTGAACTAGCCGGCTATGAATATGTACGGTCCAAAGACGAAGATGTTTGCTGCGGGTTCGGCGGCTCCTATTCAGTCGACTTTCCTGAAATATCCTCGGCAATCCTCAAAAAAAAGCTGGATACCATAGAAGACACCGATGCCCAGCTTCTGGTAACAGATTGTCCAGGCTGTGTGATACAGCTTCGTGGCGGAATGGACAAACGTAGAAGCAAAATTCAAGTCAAACATATTGCAGAAGTTTTGGCCGAAGGGAAAAAATAA
- a CDS encoding lactate utilization protein encodes MQHTDIIQRMKEKAEAVQTVVAKINRIEDAFHYTVDLTQKQEGKTIAATGLETQERDLLKKQCQTAGLKLLKFPLRPHANEIHTSLTPVDWGIAETGTLVLDSTAEDVRIATMLAEIHVAVLPASKIKPDSASIESEMNATLTTDASLYYAFITGASRTADIERVLAIGVHGPQELHLLIMEE; translated from the coding sequence ATGCAACACACAGATATCATTCAACGAATGAAAGAAAAAGCCGAAGCCGTCCAGACCGTTGTCGCAAAAATTAATCGTATAGAAGACGCTTTTCATTACACCGTTGATTTAACACAGAAACAGGAAGGCAAAACAATTGCTGCCACCGGACTAGAGACTCAAGAGAGAGACCTTTTAAAAAAACAGTGTCAAACGGCAGGGCTTAAATTACTAAAATTTCCCTTAAGGCCGCATGCCAATGAGATCCACACCTCTCTTACCCCTGTTGACTGGGGTATCGCTGAAACCGGCACGCTTGTACTTGATTCAACAGCAGAGGATGTTCGGATCGCTACCATGCTTGCCGAAATCCACGTGGCCGTGTTGCCGGCTTCAAAAATCAAGCCGGACAGCGCCAGCATTGAAAGCGAGATGAATGCCACCTTAACAACAGATGCTTCCCTATATTATGCCTTTATTACCGGTGCCAGCAGAACGGCAGATATCGAGCGGGTGCTGGCTATCGGTGTCCACGGTCCCCAGGAATTGCACCTTCTTATTATGGAGGAATAG
- a CDS encoding acyl-CoA dehydrogenase — protein sequence MILLNPKMQKYEHLDERSTEIMLKTIAFFENKGKKKLKEDDHERIWYADFIEFVKKEKIFATLMTPAGYGDEDSRWDTFRICYFNEILGFYGLSYWYTWQVSMLGLGPIWMGKNEAVKQKTAQLLKDGGIFAFGLSEKEHGADIYSTDMMLTPLGEGKYMADGGKYYIGNANEAALVSVFGKNSETDEYVFFVVDSQHEKFDLVKNVTNSQNYVAEFGLHSYPITEEDILTVGREAWDSCLNTINICKYNLGWASIGICTHAFYEAITHAAHRRLYNKQVTDFPHIRGLFVDAYTRLAAMKLFALRASDYMRSAAKDDRRYLLYNPMVKMKVTTQGEEVINLIWDVIAAKGFEKDMYFESAARDIRALPKLEGTVHVNMSLIIKFMANYFFNPDEFTAIAKRDDLSNDQFLFNQGPTKGLGGIRFHDYNLAYNSIELPNVNVFKSQIEVLKEFLLKATPDKDQAKDIDFLLTLGELFTLVAYGQLLIEKAKLDNVEDDLLDQMFDFMVRDFSKFALQLYSKTSSTSQQMEYCMKMIKKPVADEKRFSRVWNDFVYVLKDTYQMSE from the coding sequence ATGATTCTTTTAAACCCCAAGATGCAGAAGTATGAGCATCTCGATGAAAGATCAACGGAGATTATGCTGAAAACCATCGCGTTTTTTGAAAACAAAGGAAAGAAAAAACTTAAAGAAGACGACCATGAGCGCATATGGTATGCCGATTTTATAGAGTTTGTAAAAAAGGAAAAGATTTTTGCAACTCTTATGACGCCGGCCGGATACGGGGACGAAGATTCCCGGTGGGATACCTTCCGTATCTGCTATTTTAATGAGATTCTCGGTTTTTACGGGTTGAGCTACTGGTACACCTGGCAGGTCTCCATGCTGGGATTGGGTCCCATCTGGATGGGAAAAAATGAGGCGGTAAAGCAGAAAACTGCGCAATTGTTGAAAGATGGCGGTATATTCGCCTTCGGTCTTTCTGAAAAAGAACATGGTGCCGATATCTATTCAACAGATATGATGCTGACCCCGCTGGGTGAAGGAAAATACATGGCGGACGGCGGAAAGTACTATATCGGAAATGCCAATGAGGCTGCCCTGGTCTCCGTATTCGGGAAAAATTCAGAAACCGATGAGTATGTCTTTTTTGTGGTCGATTCACAGCATGAAAAGTTTGATCTGGTTAAAAACGTCACCAATTCACAAAATTATGTGGCTGAATTTGGGCTTCATTCCTATCCCATCACAGAGGAAGATATCCTTACCGTGGGCCGGGAGGCATGGGATTCGTGTCTTAACACCATCAATATCTGCAAGTATAATCTTGGATGGGCATCAATCGGTATCTGCACCCATGCATTCTATGAAGCCATCACCCATGCGGCCCATCGCAGGCTTTACAATAAACAGGTGACAGATTTTCCCCACATTAGAGGATTATTCGTGGATGCATATACCCGCCTGGCAGCAATGAAGCTGTTTGCTTTAAGGGCTTCGGATTATATGCGAAGTGCAGCAAAAGATGACAGACGATACCTGCTTTACAACCCCATGGTAAAGATGAAGGTCACCACCCAGGGTGAGGAAGTCATCAATCTGATCTGGGATGTCATCGCCGCCAAAGGCTTTGAAAAGGATATGTATTTTGAATCGGCGGCAAGAGATATCCGGGCGCTCCCCAAACTGGAGGGGACCGTTCATGTAAATATGTCGCTCATCATTAAATTCATGGCAAACTACTTTTTTAATCCTGATGAATTTACGGCGATAGCGAAACGGGATGACCTGAGCAATGACCAATTTCTTTTTAACCAGGGTCCTACAAAGGGGCTGGGGGGTATCCGTTTCCACGATTACAATCTTGCCTATAACAGCATCGAACTTCCCAATGTAAACGTATTCAAATCACAGATAGAAGTTCTCAAGGAATTTCTCCTAAAAGCCACGCCCGATAAAGACCAGGCAAAGGATATCGATTTTCTGCTGACACTGGGGGAGCTTTTTACTCTGGTTGCTTACGGACAGCTACTGATTGAAAAGGCAAAGCTTGACAATGTTGAAGATGATCTTCTGGACCAGATGTTTGATTTCATGGTCAGGGATTTTTCCAAATTTGCCCTCCAGCTTTATTCCAAGACGAGCAGCACCAGTCAGCAGATGGAATATTGCATGAAAATGATCAAGAAGCCGGTCGCTGATGAAAAGCGTTTTTCCAGGGTATGGAACGATTTTGTTTATGTATTGAAAGATACCTACCAAATGAGTGAGTAG